The Cellulomonas sp. S1-8 genome has a window encoding:
- a CDS encoding ATP-dependent DNA helicase encodes MPEPDAPTSQDVDAGARGAHAAAEVDELLDLAVGALGGGRRDGQHTMAQAVADALRTGEHLLVQAGTGTGKSLGYLVPAVRHAVQTDERVVVSTATLALQRQVLTRDLPLVTTALASRLPRQAKIALLKGWHNYLCVHKVAGGYPSDDQGTLFDVPERPGAAEHPPVAEDGDSVRESLGEQVVRAREWAAETSSGDRDDLVPGVTDRAWRQVSVTAMECLGGVCPMLAECFPEAARARSREADVVVTNHAMLGIAAAGSPGVLPEHQVLVVDEAHELADRVTAQATAELSLPTVEQAARLARRHGGVPTTDLDTAGQHLVSVIVPLPEGRFPRGLPQDVRLAVAAVRDAARTLLTALKPESGSRDGGDGGRKMAMSAMLALFEVAERMAADPEQNASTVLWCARGEDRRGMTTTRLHAAPLAVAGLVRTHLLTGRTAVLTSATLALGGSFDPAARSVGLAVRPDAAPVGPTALAATSFPDADAAGPGAGGTVSPAATTTPAGRAVSRDEPPRWRGLDVGSPFDYPRQGICYVARRLPPPGREPATEAQLDEIATLVEAAGGRTLGLFTSRRAATVAAEAMRERLDVPVLLQGDDQLPTLVAQFAADEPTCLFGTLSLWQGVDVPGAACRLVVIDRIPFPRPDDPVRSARSDAVAAAGGNGFMSVSATHAALLLAQGAGRLVRSGEDRGVVAVLDPRLATARYGEYLQRSMPPLWRTTDRDVVVAALRRLAGSD; translated from the coding sequence GTGCCTGAGCCCGATGCCCCGACGTCCCAGGACGTCGACGCCGGCGCCCGCGGGGCCCACGCAGCGGCCGAGGTCGACGAGCTGCTCGACCTCGCGGTCGGGGCGCTCGGCGGGGGGCGGCGCGACGGGCAGCACACGATGGCCCAGGCGGTCGCCGACGCGTTGCGCACCGGTGAGCACCTGCTGGTCCAGGCGGGCACCGGCACCGGCAAGTCGCTCGGTTACCTCGTGCCGGCCGTCCGGCACGCCGTGCAGACGGACGAGCGCGTGGTCGTCTCGACGGCGACGCTGGCCCTGCAGCGCCAGGTCCTGACGCGCGACCTGCCGCTGGTGACGACCGCGCTCGCCTCGCGCCTGCCGCGGCAGGCGAAGATCGCGCTGCTCAAGGGCTGGCACAACTACCTGTGCGTGCACAAGGTCGCCGGCGGCTACCCGTCCGACGACCAGGGCACGCTGTTCGACGTGCCGGAGCGGCCTGGTGCGGCCGAGCACCCGCCCGTCGCCGAGGACGGCGACTCCGTCCGCGAGTCGCTCGGCGAGCAGGTCGTGCGGGCACGGGAGTGGGCCGCGGAGACGTCGTCGGGCGACCGCGACGACCTCGTCCCCGGAGTCACCGACCGCGCGTGGCGGCAGGTGTCCGTGACGGCCATGGAGTGCCTGGGCGGGGTGTGCCCCATGCTCGCCGAGTGCTTCCCCGAGGCGGCCCGGGCGCGCTCGCGCGAGGCGGACGTCGTCGTCACCAACCACGCGATGCTCGGCATCGCCGCGGCCGGCTCGCCGGGGGTGCTGCCCGAGCACCAGGTGCTCGTGGTGGACGAGGCGCACGAGCTGGCCGACCGCGTCACCGCCCAGGCGACCGCCGAGCTGTCCCTCCCGACGGTCGAGCAGGCCGCCCGGCTCGCCCGGCGCCACGGCGGCGTGCCGACCACCGACCTCGACACGGCGGGCCAGCACCTCGTGAGCGTCATCGTGCCGTTGCCCGAGGGCCGGTTCCCGCGCGGCCTGCCGCAGGACGTGCGCCTGGCCGTCGCGGCCGTCCGGGACGCGGCCAGGACCCTGCTGACGGCCCTGAAGCCCGAGTCCGGGTCCCGCGACGGCGGGGACGGCGGCCGCAAGATGGCCATGTCGGCGATGCTCGCGCTGTTCGAGGTCGCGGAGCGGATGGCCGCCGACCCCGAGCAGAACGCCTCGACGGTCCTGTGGTGCGCGCGTGGGGAGGACCGGCGCGGCATGACCACGACGCGGCTGCACGCGGCGCCCCTCGCCGTCGCCGGCCTGGTGCGCACCCACCTGCTCACCGGGCGCACCGCGGTGCTGACGTCGGCCACGTTGGCGCTGGGCGGGTCGTTCGACCCCGCGGCGCGCTCGGTCGGGCTCGCGGTGCGGCCGGACGCGGCACCCGTCGGACCGACGGCGCTCGCCGCCACGAGCTTCCCCGACGCCGACGCCGCCGGACCAGGTGCGGGTGGCACGGTGAGCCCGGCCGCCACGACGACGCCCGCCGGTCGGGCGGTCTCCCGCGACGAGCCCCCGCGCTGGCGCGGGCTCGACGTCGGGAGCCCGTTCGACTACCCGCGGCAGGGGATCTGCTACGTCGCCCGTCGCCTGCCACCCCCGGGCCGCGAGCCAGCGACCGAGGCCCAGCTGGACGAGATCGCGACCCTCGTCGAGGCCGCCGGCGGACGCACCCTCGGGCTGTTCACGTCCCGCCGCGCGGCGACCGTCGCTGCGGAGGCGATGCGTGAGCGGCTCGACGTGCCGGTGCTCCTGCAGGGCGACGACCAGCTGCCGACGCTCGTCGCGCAGTTCGCCGCCGACGAGCCGACCTGCCTGTTCGGGACCCTCTCCCTGTGGCAGGGCGTCGACGTCCCGGGTGCGGCGTGCCGGCTGGTCGTCATCGACCGGATCCCGTTCCCGCGCCCGGACGACCCGGTGCGCTCGGCGCGGTCGGACGCCGTGGCGGCCGCCGGGGGCAACGGGTTCATGTCGGTGTCGGCGACGCACGCGGCGCTCCTCCTGGCCCAGGGCGCAGGACGCCTCGTGCGCTCGGGCGAGGACCGCGGCGTCGTCGCCGTGCTGGACCCGCGCCTGGCCACTGCGCGCTACGGCGAGTACCTGCAGCGCTCGATGCCGCCGCTGTGGCGCACCACGGACCGCGACGTCGTGGTGGCCGCGCTGCGCCGCCTCGCCGGTTCGGACTAG